In the Ancylobacter polymorphus genome, CAAGGCCGGTCGGGTCGAGCAGACCAACTTCAACGATTATGAGGTAACGCGCATCGACGCCGCGCCACGAGAGATCCGCACGCATCTGCTGACGCCGACCGGCTATGACGCTCCGCTCGGCGGCGTTGGCGAGCCTGGCGTGCCTCCAGTCGCACCGGCACTGACCAATGCGATCTATGCCGCTACCGGAAAGCGCATTCGCAGCTTGCCGATCCGTAACCAATTGGCTTGAGGGTGTAAGGAATGTGGCGGTGTTCACCCCACCGTCACCTCCCGCATCTGGACGCATAACGTAACGCCCGGTCACCCGCGCCTTCAATCCAGGGGGAACCAGACCGGCGCCACCTTCGGCGGAACCTTCAGGGAGTGGCCGGCAACGCCGCGACCGGGACGTTCCAGCCTTTGCGCTCATGCGACTAGAGATTGGCTCGCGGATCGATCCATTCGTGCGGCGAACTCATAGGTTCATGCAGATTTTCGCCTCTACCGGCAGAGCCGAGCCTGGCGCAAGCTTGCGGTCTCGATCTTGTCTCTCTCAAAGGGACGATCGGAGCCGAACCTGCAGGCCAGTCACTTTGGCCGGTATGTGACGACAGAACATCGTGACGCCCCGCACGCTATCACGATGCGGCGCGAGGACCTTCAATGAACACTGACATCGATATCGGAATCGTCGGTGGCGGCGCCGCCGGCATCGCCGCGGCTCGGCGCCTGGCGAAGAGCGGATTCTCCATTCTTCTGCTCGAGGCCTCGTCTCGGCTCGGCGGCAGAGCTTGGACAAGCGAGGTTGCGGGGCTTCCCCTCGATCTCGGCTGCGGTTGGCTCCATTCGGCCGAGCGCAATCCATGGACCGCTGTCGCCGAAGCCAGCGGCTTTGTGGTGGATCGGCGCGAAGCTGCTTGGAGCGCTCAAGATGACGGTCTTCGGCCCTCTCCAAACGAGTTGCGCGCTGCAAGGCAGGCGTTCGCTGACTGGGAGAGGAGGCTTCCGGCACTGGTTCCGGCCAGCGACTGTGCGGCGGACGCCTTGGTGCCGGGTTGCGAATGGAACCCTTATATCCGGGCGATCTGTGGTTTCTCGAACGGCGTCACCCCGGATCATCTGTCTGCCGGGGATTACCTGGCTTATGATCAGGCTTGTTCCTATCGAAACTGGCGGACCCCCGACGGCTACGGGACCTTGATTGCGAGCAGCCTGCCGTCTTCCGTCCCGGTAAGACTGGGGACACCTGTTTGCGCGGTGGCAGAACATGGGCACGGCGTCAAAATCACCACGGCGCGCGGCAGCATCTTGGCGCGCGCTGTCATTCTCACCGTCTCGACCGCCGTGCTCAAGTCCGGCGCGATTGACCTGCCGCCGGCGCTCGATCCGTGGCGCGACGCCGCGAGCCTGTTGCCGCTAGGCCAGGATGAGAAGCTCTTTCTCAAGATCGACGGGGAGACGGCGTTCGTGTCTGAGACCCATTTGTTCGGCGATCTCTACGACAGCCGGACCTGCGCCTTCTATATTCGTCCGTTCGGCTGGCCGATCATCGAAGGCTATCTTGGCGGCGACAGCGCACGGATCCTCGCGCGGGACGGGCTTGTCGCCGGATTTGACCTAGCGGTCGAGCAGCTGGTGAAGCTTGTGGGATCGGATATCCGATCCAAGCTCAAACCCTTGGCCGGATCGAACTGGAGCAACTCGGATCGGATCGGCGGCTCCTACAGCTGCGCCTTACCCGGGCATGCAAGCGCGCGGCGTCAGCTGGCCCGGCCCTGGAATGGGCGCATCTTTTTCGCCGGAGAAGCGACGCATGTCCATGATTTCTCGACCGCCCACGGCGCGCACGATTCCGGGCTTCGCGCCGCAGAGGAAGCGGTCGCCGCGCTTGAACGGCAGCGTGAGTCCGTTGGTGGCTAGCGTAACCCGCGCCGCTTGCCGACGTCGGGCCTCAGCACCGAACGCAAGCAAGCCGGCCCGGGCCTTCGGCGGCACGCGCCGGCGAAGCCTCTTCGTGATCGAGCCGCGGCCAGACACGCGGCGGCTCGGGCGTGTTTCTGTCGATCAATTCGGCAGAGCTTCGATGATGAACGTCCGGGAGATGCCCGACTTCTGCCTGATCGGGCGCAGTGCCTTGTAGGCATCGGAGTTGTACCATGCCAGGGCCTGCTCCATGCTCGGGAACTCGATGATCACGCTCCGGGCGCCAGGCGCCTGTCCTTCAAGGGCCGCGATCCTGCCGCCGCGTGCGACAAAGCGGCCACCATATGGCTCCAGGGTAGCGGGAGTACCCGCGGCATAAGGTTTGATGCCCTCGGGATCCTTCAACTCGAAGTCCGCGACATAATAGGCACGCGGAGGCGCAGACGTCTGGGCCTGTGCGGGCACGAACTCCACCATGCTGGCGGCCGCGACGGCCCCGACCAGGAAGGCTGACAGAAGGACACGATTGAGCATGCGGCTTTCTCTCCCAGAGCGCTCGACCCATGCATGCCGCCCGCTCGGCGGCATACTCTTCCCAGAGTAGGTGCCGCGACAGCTCGCGATTAGGCGATGGAATTCGCAAGAGCCTATGAGATGCACTCATCAATCGTCCGATGCGAACGATGACGTCGGCCAAGGAACGCTTTCCGAAACTCGGGCAGCTGCCGCCGGATGAGTGGCCGGGTGGCTAATGGGAGAGCTTCGCGTGCCGGCGCTGACGTGTCGACCCACAATGTCCGCCCTGTGATGACGGCCGCGGCGGCTGGCGAACTCTCAAACCGCGGTAGCGGCGTAAGCCTCCGCCCATGATTTCATGAGCAAGAGTTCTAGGTTCTTGCAGTTTAAAGCGATAGATCACGCGGCCCGGCGCGGCTATCGATAGCAGGCGCAGCGTGATCTTCCGCATATCGACCGTCATTGCGCTGCGCGATGTCTTCCTCGACCACACGATAGGACCGTCGCACGACCCGAGCGGTGCGACGGGCCGGGCCCGTCCAGCAGCTCCGTCGAGTGCGGACCACCTGGCGTCCGCCGTGCTGGAGCGGGGAAATCTGCAAGGAAGCACAATGCTGATCTCAATTGTTTACGACAGTGGCACCGGACATGCCGCCAAGCTTGCGCGGTCCTTGGCCGATGGCGCACGCGCCGTGAGCGGAGCCGAGGTGAAGCTGATCGAGGCGGGTGGGGAAATCCCCTGGGAGACGCTCGAGGCGAACGACGCGATCGTCTTCGGATCGCCGACCTACAACGGCCTGATCAGCGCCAAGCTGAAGCAGTTCTTCGAGGACTCGCCGGGGTCGCCTGGCGCGAGCTGAAATGGCGCGACAAGATCGGTGCAGGCTTTACCATTCCCGGCGCAGAGCGGCGACAAGTTGAACTCGTTGATCTCGATGGCGCTGTTTGCCGCGCAGCACGGCACGATCTGGGTGGGTCTCGATCTCATGCCCGGCAATAGCAGCAGCGCGGGAGCCCTCACCGATCTGAACAGGTTCGGCAGTTGGCTTGGCGCCATGGCGCAATCCAATGTCGACCGGCCCGCGGATCTCACGCCTCTCGAAAGTGATCTCCGTACGGCCGCCTATCTTGGAAAGCGGGTGGCGGAGATCGCGGCCCGGCTCAGCTGAGGCAGCGATGTTCGATCGCGGGCAATCGCCGCCGCGAGGGGGCTGCGACCGCCGTGCCAGCGCCGACCAAGATCAGGGCTGCGAATGCCGCGTCTCGTGGTCCCCGATTGCGGTCCGACATGGGCGTCCTTGTCGCGGCCGCTCGGCGGCTGGCGAAAAGAGCAAATCCGAAGGGCTTCTGATGACGACATTGCTGGATGAATCGCGCAGCATCTCCGCCTGGAGCGCCATATATTCAATGGCGCTGGTGTCGTGACGCTGATCGCGGCGGAGTTTCTTCCGGTCAGCCTTCTGACGCCGATCGCTGCCGACCTCCATGCCACCGAAGGTATGATCGGCCAGGCGATCTCCGTCTTCGGCCTTTTCACGGTGGCCGCGAGCTCGTGATTGCCGCGCTCGCCGGACGCTTCGACCGACGCCACGTGCTGGTGGCGCTGACCGGGCTCCTGCTGGTCTCCGTGGTCGCCGTTGCCGCAGCACCCAACTTCGCCGTCTTCATGATCGGCCGCGCGTTCCTAGGCCTAGCGATCGGTGGCTTGGCCTCATACGAGCCTCAAAGCCACGCCACCCATCAGCCGTCTTGGTCTGTCCGAGGACAACCTGTTGAGGCTCCAAAGCTGGGGAATGCGCTGCGCATCGTCCGCTATGCTCGCGGCCACAATTCATCAATCGGACTTCGGCCGGCTGCCCCCGATACCGGACAAATCGATGCGAATGCCCGCCTTATTCGGATCGACAGGTTCTGTGCGATCCGGTCCCACCGGTTCCGGTATGGCCGCTTCGTTTCGATACGTTTCCGCCGGCACCGGCACGGCGAGTTTCACATCGCCGGGATCGGGTTCGCTGAATACCGCCTTGCCCTCGAAATTCCCGGTCTTCCAGGCATCAATCGCGTCGTCGAAGGCCTCGTCGACGGCGTTGCCGTACCATTTGGTGACGATGCGGTGGACCTTGGCGAAGAGCTTCGTGCCCATGCGGATGTTGGCGCAGGCGTCGACTAGATCGGGCTTCAGCTCCGAGACGTCGGTTATGCCGAGCCCCGCCGGATATTGCGTGATCCCGACGCGTACGACGGCCTTGCCGACATGCTGCTGCACGAGAGCCATCGCTTCGTCCGGCGTGCTCGGCCGAGGCACCAACACGACGCGGTTTCCGGACCAGACCGTCACGGCCAGCGGATCCGGCGAGCCTGCCTTTGCGATGAACTTCTCGACGATCGCCGGCTTCAGGCCGGGATCGGCGCATTGCTGGATGAGGGCGACGTCGACCATGGAGAACTCCCTGTTCATCGGTTGAAGGCGCTGACGAGGGGCACCGCGAAAAGACGCGCCCAGGCGATCGTGCTGGCATTCTGGATCGCCACGATGGAGGTCCCGGCGGTCCACCAGCCATTGCCGGTCGCGACGATCGCGTCCGGCTGCTGCAGCATCGACTGCAGGATGGGCCAGACGACGAGCTGCTCGTAACAGATCAGCGGCGCGATCCGCCGGCGTGCGAGCTCGACGGTCGGGTTGGCGAAGAGATGCGCCCGCGCGCCTGCGGCCTGCCCGACCAGGCGGGGCCAGGGCTGCCACATCGAGACCGGAACCGGCATGCGCTCGCGATAGAGGATTCCCGCGTTGTCCGCCGAGATCGCAACCAGGATGTTGTCGTAGCCCTGCGGGTCGATGACGGCGGCACCCGCGATCACCGTGATGTCGTTGTTCGCAAGTGCTTCGCGCCAGAGCCGCTCGACGCTCGGCGTCCAGAACCCGAGCGCACTTTCAGGGAGCACCACGATCCTGGCGCCCTGCCCTCCAGCCCGCGTGACCGAAGCGATCAGGTCGCGCTGGCGCTCAAGCGTACCATCGCGCCCGAGGCTCTGACCCATATCGAAATCGACGCCCCGAAACCCGTCCGGCATCGGCGGCGCCGTCCATGTCGCGGCCGACCACAGCCAGAGCCCGCTGAGCACGATCGCCGCGATCCGCGAGGCCCGCGTCGTCATCACGGCGAGCCCGACCATGGCGGCCGCCAGCCCCAGCCAGCCCCATCCGGGAAACAGCACGCCGGCGGCCGTTAGCGGGTGCGCCCAACCCACGATTCCAAACGGCGGCACCGCCATCAGCGCGGACGCCAGCAGAAAGCGCGGCGCCCTCCACCCTCCCGGTCGGCTCGTCCAGAGCAGCGTGTGAACGACGACGAAGGACAAGGAAGCGGCGAGCCAGAGGAAGAGGCCCGGCCACAGGTCGGAGCTGTAGAAGTTGGCGACGCCCTGCGGCAGGCCGCGCGACGCCGCGAGGAAATAGGCAGCCGATACCAGAGACGCGATGGTCCGGCTGCCCGCCAAAGCCCACAGTGCTGGGAAGAGCATCGCAAACGGCAGCGTCAGCGGATACCCGCTCCAGCCGATGACGCCAGCGAGGGCCGCAATGATGATCAGCGCCGCGCTCCACGCCATGTCACGGCTCGAAGGTGAGGAGCGGGTGGGCGCGGCCGAGGACGCCGCTGGCCTCGATCGGCCCGAAATACCGGGAGTCATAGGAGCCTGCGAAATCGGAGTGGAGGAACAGGGAACCGGGCGAGACCGGCCCGCCCGCGAAGGCCGTGAGCGCCCTGCCCGCGGCGTCGGCTGGCCGAACATCGGAATGAGGAAGCCGCCGTCCGTCGATCGCGACGCCGGCGCCAATTGCGATCGTTTGCCCCTCGGCCGCTGCCACCGTCTTGATCAGGGGACTGAACCAGCCTGGGCAGAGGCCGCGGCCGAGATAGCCGCGCTCGCGCGCCAGGCGAAACGCGGCGCTGTCCGGCGGGCAGATGAAGACGAGATCGCCCACAGCGGGCGGTCCGTCGAGCGGCTCGATCCGCCAGAGCCCGAGCGGATAGCTGCGCGTGAGATTGAGGCGCAAGCCTGCAAACCAGCCGGTACCGGCCAGCATGATCAGAGTCGCGACGGCCGTCGAAACAAAGAGGATGGCGCGCCGCCTCACTGCTTCATCACCGGGGTTTGCCGTTGCGTCTGGCGCAGGCTCTCGGACTGCTTCAACGTGGCGGCGGTCCGCTCATGGGCAGCGAGCTGCTGCGCCGTTCGCATGATCGGCCAGGCCGCGGCGAGCTTCTGCCGCTCGCCCGGGGCGAGCCCGTCGGCCGCCTTGTCGAAGATCTTGCCGGAGGGTTCGCGGGCGGCATTGGTCAGCAGCGTGCGCTCGCCGAACCGCTCCGCGATCGCTTTGTTGAATCCGTCGATCTCGCCCTTCACCTCGCGGTTGGAAATCGCATAGCCGACCGCGGCCGGCAGGTCGTTGCGGTCGATGGCGTCGCGCACCCGCTCCAGCACACGATGCGCCGCCGGCGACAAGGCGGGGATGTCGATCGAGACGCGCTGGCGCAGCGCTTCCTCATCGGTCTGGAGCTTCTGCACGGCGGCCTCGCGCAGGTTGAGATAGCGTTCGATGTCCCGCTTCAGCGCGGAGACATTGAGCTCGGCGACGCGGCGGTCCTCGCGATCGGCCTTGCCGGCGAGGAGCCCGGTCTTGCCCTTCAGAGGGCCGAGCGCCTGCGGCTCCGACACCAGCCGGTCGAGCGCGGTCTTCGCCGAAGCGGGATCCGACAGTACCGCGTCGAAATTCATGGCGCGGAACGCCGTTTCCGGATCGGCGAAGACATAGCGGAAGCGGGTCGAGACCTCGTCCCACTGCTTGGTGACGGCAGGGTCGGCGCGCAGCTTCTCCTCGACCGTGTCCTGGATCGATTTGGTAAACAGGGTGACGCCGGCGACCATCGCTGCGGCCTCCTTCGGGCTATGTGTCTGACGGGGATCGAACAGGCCGAGACGCGCGCCGACGCCGCGCAGGCGCTGGGCGAGATCGGCGAACTTCTGTTTCTGCCGGACCGTCCAGTCGACACGATCGCGCAGCAGCGTGCGGGCGACATTGACGATGTGCAGGCCGCGGTTCTCGGCGAAGCGAAGCGCCTGCCGGTAGAGCGTGCCGCGCTCGTAATCGAGCGTGGTCTCCTTGGCATTGCGCCGGGAGAGGACCTTGGCGAGGCCGCCATTGAAGGCGAAGGAGCGACGCCCGTAATAGAGCGCCATGTCCTCACGGTGCCGGGTCAGCGCGACATAGGTCAGGTGGCGGTCGAGCGAGAGCGAGGCGAGCACTTTCACGCGGTCGACGGTGGCGCCCTGCGCCTTGTGGATCGTCGTTGCATAGCCGTGGTCGAGATTGCGATAGAGGTGCTGATCGACCGTGACCTGACGCCGATGATCACCGTCACCGATCGCCGCGACGATGCGGTTCGGCGCGGCTTCGACGACCTTGCCGATCATGCCGTTCTTCACGCCGAGGACGCTGTCGTTCTTCAGGAAGACGATCTGGTCGCCGACATCGAATTTGCGGACGCCGTCCTCGGTCCTGAACGCGTGACCCTCGCCAACGAGCCCGCGCTCGACCAGCTTCTCGCGCGCCATCGTGTTCAGCATGCGCACGTCGCGACGCAGATGCGCCAGGATCAGCGAGCTTTTGGCGGGATCGTAGTCGCGGTTCCAATCCGCGATCAGGCCGGCGATCGCTTCGGCCTTCAGAACCGAGCCCAGTACCCTGCCCTGATGCTGATAGGTGGAGAGCGCCTCGGCGATCCGGCCACGCGCCAGATCCATCGATGCGGCGCCCATCCATTGCTCGCGCTGGCGATAGATGGTCTCGAGTTCGGCATAGCCGATGCGGTCGACGATGGCGCGGAACGCCGCGCCCGCCTCGATCGGTTGCAACTGGTCGGGATCGCCGATCAGCACCAGTTTCGCACCGGCCTTCACCGCGGCTTCGACGAAGCGGGCCATCTGCTTGGAGGCGACCATGCCGGCTTCGTCCAGCACGAGGACGGTCTTGGAATCGAGCGTGTCCCTGCCCTCCTTCCAGCGCAGCTCCCAGGACGCCAGCGTGCGGCTCTGGATGCCGGCTTCCTTCTCCAGACCCTCAGCCGCCTTGCCGGCGAGCGCTGCGCCGACGACGCGATAGCCGCCGAGTTCCCAGGCCTCGCGCGCGGCTTTCATCATGGTGGTCTTGCCGGCGCCGGCCCGGCCGACGACGGCGGCGATTCCGCCCGATTTGGTCACATGCTCGATCGCCGTGCGCTGCTCTTCGGACAACCGCTCATGTCGGGCAAACACCTGCTCCAGCACGCGCTCGCGAAGACCGTGCGAGGCCTGCTGCGACAGCCAGATCGCGCGACGCGCCATTCCCGCTTCCAGCCGGATGAGCTCGCGCGTCGTGTAGCGCGCCGGCAGTCTCCCCCCGGTCGCGAAGTCGACGATCTCGCGCTCGATGCGCAGGAGCTCCGGGCTCTGGAGAATGCGCGCCATCAGCTGCTGGAAGGTGCCGGCATCGTCGACATAGCGATGCAGCACCCCGGCGATGTCGCGCTGGTCGAAGACGCTTTTCTCCGACGACAATAGGTCGAGCACGATCTCCGGACGGTTTAGAATTCGCCGCCGGTTTTCGGTGCGCTGGGCTTCGAACAGCTTCAGCCGTTCGAGATCGACCGCCTCGCCCTCGCGCGACTTGCGCTGGATCGCTTTCGCGCCGACGCCGATATGCGTGGTCGGCACCAGGTCGATGCCGCGCTCGGCATAGGAGCGCCCATCGACGCGGATCTCCAGACCGGCGAGCGCCAGATGCTGGTTCTGCAGGTCGAGCCAGCCATTGCGCTGTTCGAGAAACTCGGCCTTCTCGCCCGACCAGAGCCGATAGACGATCTTGCCCGCCTTGTTGCGCAGGACCTCGCCATCCTCACCGATGACGGGGATTCGCTTCGGGCCGAAGCCGTCCTCGGTCAACGGGCGCAGCATCGTCATCAGGTGGACGTGCGGATTGCCCGGCTCGTCGTGATAGACCCAATCCGCGACCTGTCCGCGCGCCAGCACCTGCTCGAGTACGAACTGCCGCATCAGCGCGATGTTCTGCTCCTTCGACAGCTCGACAGGCAGCGCGATGATGAACTCGCGGGCGAACTGCGCGTCCGCACGCGTCTCGAATACTTCGACCCGGTTCCAGAACGCCTCGACCGCACCGGCGACCGACCGGTCGGCGATCAGCGCCCTCGCCCATTCCGGTGCGTCCGGCGGGAGCAGGAATTCCTCATGGGCGAGATTGCGCTTGTTGGAATAATCGACCGTGCGCGCTTCTGCCTCGTATTCCATGCGGGCGCAGTGACGATACGCGGCCGACAGCACGGCGCTGCGGCCATTGCCGCGGCCGATGAGCTGGGGCGTGAAATGCGTGATCGCCACGGTGACGTCGTCTCCCGGTGAAACCTCGAACAGCGGATTCGTCGGGAGAGGCCGGCCCCGCCAGGGCCGGCGCAGCACGTCGCGGCAGCGACGTATTACTGCGCCCTTGGATGCCGCTCCTTCGGAACGGCCGGGATGATCTCAAGCGGCGTCGGCTTCGCCGACTAGCTTTTTTACTAGTCGCCGCTGGCGCTCATCCGGGAAAAGCTGGGCATCAATCCAGCGAAACACGGACAGCGGAAGGTCAACCGGAATGAAGAAGCCGTCGCGACAGATCAGGGAGG is a window encoding:
- the traF gene encoding conjugative transfer signal peptidase TraF, with the protein product MLAGTGWFAGLRLNLTRSYPLGLWRIEPLDGPPAVGDLVFICPPDSAAFRLARERGYLGRGLCPGWFSPLIKTVAAAEGQTIAIGAGVAIDGRRLPHSDVRPADAAGRALTAFAGGPVSPGSLFLHSDFAGSYDSRYFGPIEASGVLGRAHPLLTFEP
- a CDS encoding DUF1330 domain-containing protein, coding for MLNRVLLSAFLVGAVAAASMVEFVPAQAQTSAPPRAYYVADFELKDPEGIKPYAAGTPATLEPYGGRFVARGGRIAALEGQAPGARSVIIEFPSMEQALAWYNSDAYKALRPIRQKSGISRTFIIEALPN
- the traA gene encoding Ti-type conjugative transfer relaxase TraA translates to MAITHFTPQLIGRGNGRSAVLSAAYRHCARMEYEAEARTVDYSNKRNLAHEEFLLPPDAPEWARALIADRSVAGAVEAFWNRVEVFETRADAQFAREFIIALPVELSKEQNIALMRQFVLEQVLARGQVADWVYHDEPGNPHVHLMTMLRPLTEDGFGPKRIPVIGEDGEVLRNKAGKIVYRLWSGEKAEFLEQRNGWLDLQNQHLALAGLEIRVDGRSYAERGIDLVPTTHIGVGAKAIQRKSREGEAVDLERLKLFEAQRTENRRRILNRPEIVLDLLSSEKSVFDQRDIAGVLHRYVDDAGTFQQLMARILQSPELLRIEREIVDFATGGRLPARYTTRELIRLEAGMARRAIWLSQQASHGLRERVLEQVFARHERLSEEQRTAIEHVTKSGGIAAVVGRAGAGKTTMMKAAREAWELGGYRVVGAALAGKAAEGLEKEAGIQSRTLASWELRWKEGRDTLDSKTVLVLDEAGMVASKQMARFVEAAVKAGAKLVLIGDPDQLQPIEAGAAFRAIVDRIGYAELETIYRQREQWMGAASMDLARGRIAEALSTYQHQGRVLGSVLKAEAIAGLIADWNRDYDPAKSSLILAHLRRDVRMLNTMAREKLVERGLVGEGHAFRTEDGVRKFDVGDQIVFLKNDSVLGVKNGMIGKVVEAAPNRIVAAIGDGDHRRQVTVDQHLYRNLDHGYATTIHKAQGATVDRVKVLASLSLDRHLTYVALTRHREDMALYYGRRSFAFNGGLAKVLSRRNAKETTLDYERGTLYRQALRFAENRGLHIVNVARTLLRDRVDWTVRQKQKFADLAQRLRGVGARLGLFDPRQTHSPKEAAAMVAGVTLFTKSIQDTVEEKLRADPAVTKQWDEVSTRFRYVFADPETAFRAMNFDAVLSDPASAKTALDRLVSEPQALGPLKGKTGLLAGKADREDRRVAELNVSALKRDIERYLNLREAAVQKLQTDEEALRQRVSIDIPALSPAAHRVLERVRDAIDRNDLPAAVGYAISNREVKGEIDGFNKAIAERFGERTLLTNAAREPSGKIFDKAADGLAPGERQKLAAAWPIMRTAQQLAAHERTAATLKQSESLRQTQRQTPVMKQ
- a CDS encoding flavin monoamine oxidase family protein, which translates into the protein MNTDIDIGIVGGGAAGIAAARRLAKSGFSILLLEASSRLGGRAWTSEVAGLPLDLGCGWLHSAERNPWTAVAEASGFVVDRREAAWSAQDDGLRPSPNELRAARQAFADWERRLPALVPASDCAADALVPGCEWNPYIRAICGFSNGVTPDHLSAGDYLAYDQACSYRNWRTPDGYGTLIASSLPSSVPVRLGTPVCAVAEHGHGVKITTARGSILARAVILTVSTAVLKSGAIDLPPALDPWRDAASLLPLGQDEKLFLKIDGETAFVSETHLFGDLYDSRTCAFYIRPFGWPIIEGYLGGDSARILARDGLVAGFDLAVEQLVKLVGSDIRSKLKPLAGSNWSNSDRIGGSYSCALPGHASARRQLARPWNGRIFFAGEATHVHDFSTAHGAHDSGLRAAEEAVAALERQRESVGG
- a CDS encoding TraH family protein; this translates as MVDVALIQQCADPGLKPAIVEKFIAKAGSPDPLAVTVWSGNRVVLVPRPSTPDEAMALVQQHVGKAVVRVGITQYPAGLGITDVSELKPDLVDACANIRMGTKLFAKVHRIVTKWYGNAVDEAFDDAIDAWKTGNFEGKAVFSEPDPGDVKLAVPVPAETYRNEAAIPEPVGPDRTEPVDPNKAGIRIDLSGIGGSRPKSD
- a CDS encoding conjugal transfer protein TraB; protein product: MAWSAALIIIAALAGVIGWSGYPLTLPFAMLFPALWALAGSRTIASLVSAAYFLAASRGLPQGVANFYSSDLWPGLFLWLAASLSFVVVHTLLWTSRPGGWRAPRFLLASALMAVPPFGIVGWAHPLTAAGVLFPGWGWLGLAAAMVGLAVMTTRASRIAAIVLSGLWLWSAATWTAPPMPDGFRGVDFDMGQSLGRDGTLERQRDLIASVTRAGGQGARIVVLPESALGFWTPSVERLWREALANNDITVIAGAAVIDPQGYDNILVAISADNAGILYRERMPVPVSMWQPWPRLVGQAAGARAHLFANPTVELARRRIAPLICYEQLVVWPILQSMLQQPDAIVATGNGWWTAGTSIVAIQNASTIAWARLFAVPLVSAFNR